From a region of the Mercurialis annua linkage group LG1-X, ddMerAnnu1.2, whole genome shotgun sequence genome:
- the LOC126671757 gene encoding uncharacterized protein LOC126671757, whose amino-acid sequence MLRQGNDPYSNTYNLGWRNHPNFGWRNQEGQGNAQGSNQAGPSFQGGNRPPQQQGNYHHNQGHGNNSGARPQHPPSFQPQRNMDEGNMLAKLMEGLREMKRLQKNQAATNQMLKTQISQLAINLQGRPQGGLPFSTENNPREHVKAHVVEEDGPQIVVDIASSSQELPRECEEVVIEVEEPYVRLPPPPPFVPPVPLADALREMPQYAKFLKDIITNKRRNMSSINCLCDLGASINLMPLTLFRTLCGDQTVKSTSMVLQLADHSLKRPFGIVEDVLVKVDKFIFPVDFVILDYAVDKECSMILGRPFMNTGRALIDVHGGKLTLRIDEETVEFDMKKVMRGTIEEEECMRIDLVDELVKEQLEANLEVSNWGLELKVQEMGEHKLLHESCNPQKFGFTIRAKEEEVTECKAETCTIRATPLSPNARIVQVIFQSDDPEDECHDEEDPTPETLIKNGGVTPPSSQVPPQVEMKLLPMHLRYAFVGENETLPIIISDKLSKEQERRVVQVVKEHVLAMGWQISDIRGISPQIVMHKIHLEDESKKSTQRQRRLNPNMKEVVYKEIVKLLDARIIYPISDSEWVSPIA is encoded by the exons ATGCTCCG GCAAGGAAATGATCCCTACTCGAATACCTATAATCTCGGATGGAGGAACCATCCTAACTTTGGGTGGAGGAATCAAGAGGGccaaggcaatgctcaagggtcTAATCAAGCGGGTCCAAGCTTCCAAGGTGGAAATAGACCTCCACAACAACAAGGAAATTACCATCACAATCAAGGTCATGGTAATAATTCGGGTGCTAGACCTCAACATCCCCCCAGTTTTCAACCTCAAAGAAATATGGATGAAGGGAATATGCTTGCCAAGTTGATGGAGGGGCTAAGAGAGATGAAGCGACTTCAAAAGAACCAAGCCGCCACTAATCAAATGCTTAAAACTCAAATCTCACAACTTGCCATCAATCTTCAAGGTAGACCTCAAGGGGGATTGCCATTCTCTACGGAGAATAACCCTAGAGAacatgttaaggcg catgttgttgaggaggatgGGCCTCAAATTGTGGTTGATATAGCAAGCTCAAGTCAAGAGTTACCAAGGGAGTGTGAGGAAGTGGTtatcgaggttgaagagccTTATGTGAGGCTGCCACCGCCGCCACCatttgtaccaccggttcc cttggcggatgcactaCGTGAGATGCCACAATATGCCAAGTTCTTGAAGGATATCATCACCAACAAAAGAA gaaaTATGAGTTCTATAAATTGCCTATGTGATCTTGGTGCTAGTATTAATCTTATGCCTTTAACTCTTTTCAGGACACTTTGTGGAGACCAAACCGTGAAAagcacctcgatggtactccaacTAGCGGATCATTCGTTGAAAAGGCCGTTTGGGATTGTTGAGGATGTGCTTGTCAAGGTagataaattcatctttccggttgATTTTGTTATATTGGACTATGCGGTTGATAAGGAGTGCTCAATGATCTTGGGGCGACCCTTCATGAACACCGGAAGGGCTTTAATTGATGTGCATGGTGGGAAATTGACCTTGCGAATCGATGAAGAAACGGTTGAGTTTGACATGAAGAAAGTCATGAGGGGTACCATCGAGGAGGAAGAGTGTATGAGGATTGATTTAGTTGATGAACTTGTAAAGGAACAACTAGAAGCAAACTTGGAAGTGTCGAACTGGGGTTTAGAGTTGAAAGTGCAAGAAATGGGGGAACACAAGCtgttgcacgaatcgtgcaatCCCCAAAAGTTTGGTTTCACGATTCGTgcaaaagaagaagaagttacAGAATGTAAAGCTGAAActtgcacgattcgtgcaacaCCTCTAAGTCCTAATGCACGGATCGTGCAAG TTATATTCCAATCCGACGATCCCGAAGATGAGTGCCATGATGAAGAAGATCCCACACCGGAAACTTTGATTAAGAATGGGGGAGTCACACCTCCATCCTCCCAAGTACCACCCCAAGTAGAAATGAAACTCCTACCTATGCATCTCCGGTACGCTTTTGTTGGAGAAAATGAAACTCTACCTATCATCATCTCCGACAAGCTCTCTAAGGAACAAGAGAGGAGGGTTGTGCAAGTAGTGAAAGAGCATGTGTTAGCCATGgggtggcaaatctccgacattcgaggCATAAGTCCacaaattgtgatgcataagattCATCTTGAAGACGAGTCGAAGAAGTCAACTCAAAGGCAACGACGATTaaatccgaatatgaaggaggtgGTATATaaagagatcgtcaagctcctcgacgccAGAATAATCTACCCtatttcggatagtgagtgggtGAGCCCGATTGCCTAA
- the LOC126671766 gene encoding uncharacterized protein LOC126671766 yields MVTTRSVTKNSPKSKKEMARGKKTGTKRKIDFPATGVLRKDPSSSKKMRAIKPTDSDDDFEDVPVSKIRKDKAVVSDSQTVKDWNYFIRAEDHFSLKIGHHVGGNVIANLKKNLSTETLDRFSKSCFGKFLGMQEEYKLQPQLIHHLLLMEVKQPVFYELWLKVSGSFLKFSLDEFALITGLKCQGNVDKKQYRNLSSDLKERCFGNITKISKKCVEDCFLLKRWDNEDDAFKMAVLYFIEHFLYNNKTECNVPNEHFYLVSSGEFENFAWGKDLFHITLEFLKSKLSSLKKCDYLKKNKKSEPPTSLRYDGFPLSFQTWFLECCPFAKDTVASCMGTQVPRILRWKSSILRDRQYLTRTIFSQSAKHLQLCNLQPTTEERLELNLEGFFEKGKEKVHEDVLDPAGDASSSEETMSDRRTGNDSGDKKGDDEDESDDDDNGNDKGGAHFDKTNDGDDEDGPTEEQAGQDSTTNVDGSEMAEAENGVEKNEEENKKGDDDVEKNGEESRKGDDDVEKNEGREAGDVDCPLVANEVGNNEDSPAYVSPFDGIDLSACCQAVDIIEKKAALASDSKVCVKDSTSITVESPKVYFHVYQ; encoded by the exons ATGGTAACTACTAGGTCTGTTACCAAAAACTCTCCTAAGTCAAAAAAAGAAATGGCCAGAGGAAAGAAAACTGGTACGAAAAGGAAAATTGATTTTCCCGCCACCGGTGTACTGAGGAAGGATCCATCATCTTCAAAAAAAATGAGAGCTATTAAGCCAACTGATTCTGATGATGACTTTGAGGATGTTCCTGTCTCTAAAATCCGGAAAGATAAGGCTGTTGTTAGTGATTCTCAAACTGTTAAG GACTGGAATTACTTTATTAGGGCTGAAGATCATTTTTCTCTAAAAATTGGCCATCATGTTGGTGGAAATGTGATTGCCAACTTGAAGAAGAATTTGTCTACGGAGACGCTTGACAGATTTTCAAAAAGCTGCTTCGGCAAATTTTTAGGCATGCAAGAGGAGTACAAGTTGCAACCTCAGCTTATTCACCATTTGCTTTTAATGGAGGTTAAGCAACCGGTTTTTTATGAATTATGGCTGAAAGTGTCTGGtagttttttgaaattttcacTTGATGAGTTTGCTCTTATAACTGGTTTGAAATGTCAAGGGAATGTTGATAAGAAGCAATATAGGAATCTTAGTTCTGATTTGAAAGAAAGATGTTTTGGGAATATAACTAAGATTTCAAAGAAATGTGTCGAGGACTGTTTTCTATTGAAGCGTTGGGACAATGAAGATGATGCTTTTAAAATGGcagttttgtattttattgaaCACTTTTTGTATAACAACAAAACTGAGTGTAATGTTCCCAATGAACATTTTTATCTTGTTAGTAGTGGGGAGTTTGAGAATTTTGCTTGGGGTAAGGACTTGTTTCATATAACATTAGAGTTTCTGAAAAGTAAACTGAGTTCGCTGAAAAAATGtgattatttgaaaaaaaataaaaaatctgaaCCTCCTACAAGTTTACGATACGATGGCTTCCCCTTGTCTTTTCAAACATGGTTTTTAGAGTGTTGTCCTTTCGCCAAAGACACAGTTGCATCCTGTATGGGCACACAAGTGCCTCGCATTTTGCGGTGGAAGTCGTCAATTCTTAGAGATCGGCAGTATTTGACCCGTACAATCTTCAGTCAGTCAGCAAAACAT TTGCAATTATGCAATTTACAACCCACTACGGAGGAGAGGCTGGAATTGAATTTGGAGGGTTTTTTTGAGAAAGGGAAGGAAAAAGTTCATGAAGATGTT cTGGATCCTGCTGGTGATGCATCTTCTTCTGAAGAAACTATGAGTGATCGTCGCACTGGCAATGACAGTGGCGATAAAAAAGGCGATGATGAGGATGAAAGCGATGATGATGACAATGGCAATGACAAAGGCGGTGCTCATTTTGATAAAACAAATGATGGTGATGATGAAGATGGTCCAACTGAGGAGCAGGCTGGCCAAGATTCCACTACAAACGTCGATGGTAGTGAGATGGCAGAGGCTGAAAACGGTGTTGAGAAAAATGAGGAGGAGAATAAAAAGGGCGATGATGATGTTGAGAAAAATGGGGAAGAGAGTCGAAAGGGCGATGATGATGTCGAGAAAAACGAGGGCCGAGag GCTGGTGATGTTGATTGTCCGCTTGTTGCGAACGAGGTTGGAAATAATGAGGATTCTCCtgcatatgtttcaccttttgatgGTATTGATCTTAGTGCTTGTTGTCAAGCTGTTgacataattgaaaaaaaagctGCATTAGCATCAGATTCTAAg gtTTGTGTTAAGGATTCTACAAGCATTACTGTCGAATCCCCCAAGGTATATTTTCATGTTTACCAGTAG
- the LOC126671775 gene encoding uncharacterized protein LOC126671775: MYYLRKKAKNFPVDGLRITTTDCLFDDKISALWQQYVKKNHDVSCISLRNAGPDFICGKKILCNTHWKDVDEVLIPMNLGTHKHWILGRLVFKDRCIYLYNSLDSALARKNGLEAAEKYAVLLPLFFASLDLFALRSDIDMTSPAYRDKNPTDAFRVKVVTGLPSQSENDCGAYVLAFAEYLIQKRPIPSDLNIVHHRDRISFLLYEYGMKKMTENIDSGEEVEPKNMNRELKRRGKKKIAE, translated from the exons ATGTATTATTTACGCAAAAAGGCCAAGAATTTTCCAGTTGATGGTCTGCGTATTACTACTACTGACTGCCTATTTGATGACAAAATCAGTGCGTTATGGCAACAATATGTTAAGAAGAATCATGATGTGTCATGTATAAGTTTGCGCAATGCTGGACCTGATTTTATTTGTGGAAAAAAAATTCTGTGCAATACTCATTGGAAGGATGTGGATGAAGTTCTTATTCCGATGAATCTTGGTACACATAAACATTGGATTTTGGGTCGCTTGGTTTTCAAGGATAGATGTATCTACTTGTATAACTCTTTGGATTCTGCTTTAGCAAGGAAAAATGGATTAGAAGCGGCTGAGAAATATGCAGTTTTATTACCACTATTTTTTGcttctttggatttgtttgcgcTTCGAAGTGACATTGATATGACATCTCCTGCTTATCGAGATAAAAATCCAACTGATGCTTTTCGTGTTAAAGTTGTAACTGGTCTTCCTAGCCAGTCAGAGAA tGATTGTGGAGCATATGTTTTAGCCTTTGCGGAGTATTTGATACAGAAGAGACCTATCCCATCTGATTTGAATATAGTCCATCATCGTGATCGCATTTCGTTTTTGCTTTATGAATATGGCATGAAGAAAATGACTGAGAATATTGACAGTGGTGAAGAAGTTGAGCCCAAGAACATGAATCGGGAATTGAAAAGACGTGGGAAGAAAAAGATTGCAGAATAA